The following are encoded together in the Bos indicus isolate NIAB-ARS_2022 breed Sahiwal x Tharparkar chromosome 29, NIAB-ARS_B.indTharparkar_mat_pri_1.0, whole genome shotgun sequence genome:
- the LOC109554049 gene encoding olfactory receptor 8B3-like, with protein MAPGNGSFVTQFILMGLTDQPDLQLPLFFLFLGMYAVTVMGNLGLIILILLNSHLYTPMYFFLFNLSFIDLCYSSVFTPKMLINFLPKKNIISYMGCMAQLYFFCFFVISEIYVLTSMAYDRYVAICNPLLYNVVMSPKVCSSLMLGSYLMAFSGAMAHTGCILRLTFCDANTINHYFCDILPLLQLSCTSTFINELVVFFVAGINIIVPSIAIFVSYGLIFSNIFHISSTEGRSKALSTCSSHIIAVSLFFGSMSFMYLKPSSAGSMDDRRISFVFYTNVVAMMNPLIYSFRNKDVKTALRKTVSGIQF; from the coding sequence ATGGCTCCTGGAAATGGGTCTTTTGTGACTCAATTCATTTTGATGGGATTAACAGACCAACCAGATCTCCAGCTCCCCTTGTTCTTCCTGTTCCTAGGAATGTATGCAGTCACTGTGATGGGGAATTTGGGTTTGATAATCttaattttgctaaattcacATCTATACActcccatgtactttttcctctttaACTTGTCCTTCATAGACCTCTGTTATTCTTCTGTGTTTACACCCAAAATGCTGATTAACTTCTTACCAAAGAAGAATATTATTTCTTACATGGGGTGCATGGCTCAGCTCtacttcttctgtttctttgtcatTTCTGAAATCTATGTGCTGACAtcaatggcctatgaccgctatgtggccatctgtaaccCACTCTTGTATAATGTTGTGATGTCCCCTAAAGTGTGTTCCAGCCTTATGCTTGGTTCCTACTTGATGGCATTTTCTGGTGCCATGGCTCACACTGGATGCATACTGAGACTGACCTTCTGTGATGCAAACACCATCAACCATTATTTCTGTGACAtcctccctctgctccagctCTCCTGCACAAGTACCTTCATCAATgagcttgtagttttctttgtggCAGGCATCAATATAATTGTGCCCAGTATTGCCATCTTTGTCTCTTATGGTCTCATTTTCTCCAACATCTTTCATATCAGCTCCACAGAAGGCAGGTCCAAAGCCCTAAGCACCTGCAGTTCTCACATAATTGCTGTTTCTCTGTTCTTTGGGTCAATGTCATTTATGTATCTCAAACCATCTTCTGCTGGGTCTATGGATGATAGAAGAATCTCTTTTGTCTTTTACACCAATGTGGTTGCTATGATGAACCCCTTAATCTAcagttttagaaataaagatgTGAAAACAGCTCTGAGAAAAACTGTAAGTGGAATTCAGTTTTGA
- the LOC109554211 gene encoding olfactory receptor 8B3-like, producing MAPGNNSFMTEFILLGLTDRPDLQLPLFFLFLGIYIVTVLGNLGLIILIALNSHLHTPMYFFLFNLSFIDLCYSSVFTPKMLINFTSKKNIISYMGCMAQLYFFCFFVISEIYVLTSMAYDRYVAICKPLLYNATMSPKVCSSLMLGSYLMAFSGAMAHTGCMLRLTFCDANTINHYFCDVHPLLQLSCTSTYVNELVVFIVVGINIIVPSFTIFVSYCLILTNILHIKSTEGRSKALSTCSSHIIAISLFFGSSAFMYLKPSAAGSMDEEKISSVFYTNVVSVMNPLIYSLRNKDVKTALRKTLSRR from the coding sequence ATGGCTCCTGGAAATAACTCTTTCATGACTGAATTCATTCTGTTGGGATTAACAGACCGACCTGATCTTCAACTCCCTCTGTTCTTCCTGTTTCTAGGAATATATATAGTCACTGTGCTAGGAAATTTGGGATTGATAATCCTAATTGCACTGAATTCACATCTGCATActcccatgtactttttcctctttaatttgtCCTTCATAGATCTCTGTTATTCTTCTGTGTTTACACCCAAAATGCTGATTAACTTCACATCAAAGAAGAATATTATTTCTTACATGGGGTGCATGGCTCAGCTCtacttcttctgtttctttgtcatTTCTGAAATCTATGTGCTGACAtcaatggcctatgaccgctatgtggccatctgtaagccaCTCTTATATAATGCTACCATGTCCCCTAAAGTGTGTTCCAGCCTTATGCTTGGTTCCTACTTGATGGCATTTTCTGGTGCCATGGCTCACACTGGATGCATGCTGAGACTGACCTTCTGTGATGCAAACACCATCAACCATTATTTCTGTGATGTCCACCCTTTGCTCCAGCTCTCCTGCACAAGTACCTATGTCAATGAGCTTGTAGTTTTCATTGTGGTGGGCATCAACATCATTGTGCCCAGTTTCACAATCTTTGTCTCCTATTGTCTCATCCTCACCAACATCCTCCACATCAAGTCCACAGAGGGCAGGTCTAAAGCCCTCAGCACCTGCAGTTCCCACATCATtgctatttctctgttctttggaTCAAGTGCATTTATGTATCTCAAACCATCTGCTGCTGGGTCTATGGATGAGGAAAAAATCTCTTCTGTCTTTTACACCAATGTGGTTTCTGTGATGAACCCTTTAATCTATAGTTTGAGAAACAAAGATGTGAAAACTGCTCTGAGAAAAACCCTGAGTAGGAGATAA